The genomic DNA GGGGCCCTTCGTTATTGCTTACTAGCTCCTTTTGGCTGGCTATGGTATGCAGATCGGTCGATCCGACAGCTATGGATAGTATGTAGGGGCGCGTATGCTACAGTGATGTGCCCATGGTTCTTGGCGAGGGTGGCATTGgcttggcgctgctgctgctctagAACTCCACCATGAGGCTGCCGAACGGCGACCGGTGCGGCACGCCCTTGCGCCGCTTCCCGGCGCGGAAGCTGTTGGCGGTCGCCGGCGGGGTCGACGGGGTGAAGCTCTGCACCACGCTGCTCTTGTCGCTCCCGCCGCTCGTGCTCGTGGACGAGTCGCCCTCCGagtccgacgccgccgccgccgccgcgccgacctTGTGCTGcggcctcttcttcctcctgatGGCGGCGTGCTTCTTCCGGATGCGGAACTCGCCGGAGGTGCCGACGATCTGCGCGGGGCGCCGGAGAAGAACTTTGTCACAATGCTGCTGCGAATCGAACATACGACTACGAGGCAGGCAGGAATGCTACAAGGGAGTACCTTGCACCCGAGGGAGCAGAAGCGGAAGGTGTCGAGGAGGCTGCGCTCGCAGACCTCGCAGGTGTTGGTGACGCCCTTGCCGGGCCTCGGCTGCGGGCGCTCGTTCAGGAACACCACGCGCGCGCTGTTGATGATGTACGTCTGCACGCCGGTGATGTCCAGCACCTTCTGAATCTCCGACACCCGGATCACGTCGTGGTAGGAGGACCTCCGTATCTGCACCCACAACAAAAGGAAGCAGAGCGCGCATCGCCGTCAGCGAGAAGCTGCCGCGGATGGAATGGAACATGCGCATTCGCTGCCTGCCAGTCCAAGGAAGTCAGTTATCCTGATCCTTGGATTTTTCCCAACGCGTCTAAGGAAAGATTGGCCGTTGCAATCTTGGATGCAACGAACAACAAGTCTAATAAGCGAAGGAGGAGAGACCGAGAGAAGCGCCTTTGGATGGAAGCTGCCGCCGTTTCTCTCTAGGGGGAGAAAGGGCACGGCGCCGGCAGCTCCAATCCGACGGCAAGGAATGCGAGCTCACCTGGATGGCGTGGTGTTCGCGGTGGTAGGCGAGGCACTGGGAGCAGAGAGCGCCGTTCATGCAGTCGAGGCAGTACATGTTGCACTCGCTCTTGTGCGCGTCCGCGTGCAGCTTGCATTGACCGAAGAAGCTCGTCCCCAGCAGCGGCTTGAGCCACGGCGGCCACCGCTGGTTCTCCGCCCCGCCGcactcccctcctccctgccgcaTTCGATCCGGCGCCGCCATTAGCACCAATCCGGCAAAGCGCCGAGGAACAGAGCAGCCCCCCGAAAAAGGCAAGAACAGAGCGCTACAAAAAGAAAACGTTACCATGGCGCCGCCTCTGGTGTTGACCCTGAGTGGCGGCGATTCGTCGTCGATTGCCATTTCCGATGCCCAACCAAAAGCAGCTAGCTGTAGAGCAGGAAGAATGTGGAGTGGAAGGCGAGggccgagggagggaggggggattTGGAGAGGGGAGGCGAGCGAGGGAAGACGAGGGAGAGGAAAAAGGCGAGGCTTTGGAAGAAAGAAGTGGGGGTAGGAAAGCTGAGGTCTTTGTAGACC from Panicum virgatum strain AP13 chromosome 7N, P.virgatum_v5, whole genome shotgun sequence includes the following:
- the LOC120682505 gene encoding protein RGF1 INDUCIBLE TRANSCRIPTION FACTOR 1-like; the protein is MAIDDESPPLRVNTRGGAMGGGECGGAENQRWPPWLKPLLGTSFFGQCKLHADAHKSECNMYCLDCMNGALCSQCLAYHREHHAIQIRRSSYHDVIRVSEIQKVLDITGVQTYIINSARVVFLNERPQPRPGKGVTNTCEVCERSLLDTFRFCSLGCKIVGTSGEFRIRKKHAAIRRKKRPQHKVGAAAAAASDSEGDSSTSTSGGSDKSSVVQSFTPSTPPATANSFRAGKRRKGVPHRSPFGSLMVEF